A genome region from Dreissena polymorpha isolate Duluth1 chromosome 16, UMN_Dpol_1.0, whole genome shotgun sequence includes the following:
- the LOC127861641 gene encoding uncharacterized protein LOC127861641, translated as MTCAHTGKYSCYARNIINEEESTSKDIDVFVMCSPRPASNMLSELNFTTTLHSTVILSFTVISNPEPQPSDYVWKKCDVEESIGHLQCFSLVDEGHLNVSIVDLTSNLTISDFIQHDIGRYVLTVQNGVCDAWNQTFLVVIKDKPEAPLLFYESTALHSVILTTTAGYSGGISQSIILLYKNIHASEWIKVDAISDVPTNYTFSCTLTGLDSNINYTAITYASNELGNSTTVSIYFTPAVLEKSSARSVSTLNADVLLPLIGAGCGALMFLATTVLVCVCRKRKMRENSVANKRNVSLLVCKRRTRNEDQMYITAVGVLEHEPPTASQGNCQVGQSDTSSVSNAVHKFSTFKVLQDSSEVETVVGKEDKHYAEIIDLLVAPTTTPNSF; from the exons ATGACATGCGCACACACGGGAAAATATTCGTGCTATGCCAGGAATATCATAAACGAAGAAGAGTCAACATCTAAAGACATCGACGTTTTCGTTATgt GCTCCCCACGACCTGCTTCAAACATGCTTTCAGAGCTCAACTTCACGACTACCCTACATTCAACTGTTATACTGAGCTTCACAGTGATTTCTAATCCAGAACCACAACCTTCAGACTATGTTTGGAAGAAATGTGATGTTGAAGAATCGATTGGACATTTACAATGCTTCTCACTTGTTGACGAAGGGCACTTAAACGTTTCGATAGTTGACTTAACGTCGAATCTAACGATTTCAGATTTCATTCAGCATGATATTGGGCGATATGTGTTGACTGTGCAAAATGGTGTTTGTGACGCATGGAATCAGACGTTCCTCGTCGTGATCAAAG ATAAGCCCGAAGCACCGCTGTTGTTTTATGAAAGCACAGCTTTGCATTCCGTCATTCTAACAACGACTGCAGGATATAGCGGTGGCATCTCACAGTCAATAATACTCCTTTACAAAAACATACACGCTTCGGAATGGATCAAAGTAGATGCGATTAGTGATGTTCCCACAAACTATACATTTTCGTGCACATTGACTGGGTTAGATTCCAACATAAACTACACTGCAATTACATATGCCAGCAATGAATTAGGGAATTCCACAACTGTGTCGATATACTTCACACCTGCGGTACTCGAAAAATCAT ctGCCCGTTCTGTCTCCACACTCAATGCGGATGTGCTGCTTCCGCTAATTGGTGCTGGCTGTGGCGCGTTAATGTTCCTAGCAACAACGGTACTCGTATGCGTTTGCAGAAAACGGAAAATGCGAG aaAACTCTGTGGCGAACAAAAG AAATGTTTCACTACTAGTATGTAAACGAAGGACACGAAATGAAG ATCAGATGTACATTACTGCAGTCGGAGTTTTGGAACACGAACCCCCTACAGCGTCTCAAG GAAATTGTCAAGTTGGGCAAAGCGACACTAGCAGCGTTTCAAATGCTGTTCATAAg TTTTCAACATTCAAAGTTCTTCAAGATTCTTCAGAGGTCGAAACAGTTGTGGGGAAAGAGGATAAACACTATGCTGAGATAATTGACTTGTTGGTCGCACCTACAACAACACCAAACTCATTTTAG